One genomic window of Etheostoma spectabile isolate EspeVRDwgs_2016 chromosome 5, UIUC_Espe_1.0, whole genome shotgun sequence includes the following:
- the rsrc2 gene encoding arginine/serine-rich coiled-coil protein 2 isoform X2 — MSGSDNDSVDLTRTGSPVNHRKKHSMESSRSPRSSKHHHSRSRSRSRDRKRDRKYRRSRSRSKEARKRDTEKPSKSHRKTDEQQEPERLSAENGEERSRRKDRRPSKGRSVSRSHSRERRPHSKSKDKRRSRSRSRDRKKKARSRSGSRTKHRHHSRSRSKSRERKKRSEKVRRKSRSRLERAKKLQEQKEKEMLEKQQQQQQEIAAVTAPIAAVAAAAAATTSHPALNVAALLASGTQVTPQIAMAAQMAALQAKTLAETGIAVPSYYNPSAVNPMKFADQEKKRKMLWQGKKEGDKSQTAELWEKLNFGNKNQNVKFRKLMGIKGEDEVEAAKPLNDEGLKTLQKQEEMFRNLDVQYEMARSQTHTQRGMGLGFSSSFSRGMDSI, encoded by the exons ATGTCT GGAAGTGACAATGACTCTGTTGACTTGACCAGAACAGGCTCCCCAGTTAATCACCGAAAAAAACACAGCATGGAGTCATCCAGATCTCCGAGAAGTTCCAAACACCACCATTCAAGGTCAAGGTCCCGCTCCAGGGACCGGAAAC GTGACCGGAAATACAGACGGAGTCGCAGCAGAAGTAAAGAG GCACGAAAGAGGGACACTGAGAAGCCATCAAAATCACACAGAAAAACCGACGAGCAGCAAGAGCCAGAGAGACTTTCAGCAGAGAATGGAGAGGAGCGATCCAGACGCAAAGACAGGAGGCCCTCCAAGGGCAGGAGCGTGTCCAGGTCACACTCACGAGAGAG GCGGCCTCACAGCAAAAGTAAGGACAAGCGGCGATCACGATCACGCAGCCGGGACAGGAAGAAGAAGGCTAGGTCTCGCTCAGGTTCAAGGACCAAACACCGTCATCATAGCAGAAGTCGCAGTAAGAGCAG GGAGCGAAAGAAAAGGAGTGAGAAAGTGCGCAGAAAGAGTCGAAGCAG gCTGGAGAGAGCCAAGAAGCTACAAGAGCAGAAGGAGAAGGAAATGTTGGagaaacaacagcagcaacagcaggagATAGCTGCAG TGACTGCCCCTATTGCAGCAGtagctgctgcagctgcagcgACCACCTCCCACCCTGCCCTTAATGTGGCGGCCCTCCTGGCCTCTGGGACCCAGGTCACGCCTCAGATAGCCATGGCTGCGCAGATGGCAGCCCTTCAAGCAAAAACACTGGCAGAGACTGGTATTGCTGTGCCCAGCTACTATAACCCATCCGCTGTAAACCCCATGAAGTTTGCAGACcaggagaaaaagaggaaaatgctATGGCAGGGGAAAAAGGAGGGG GACAAGTCCCAGACAGCTGAGTTGTGGGAGAAGCTAAACTTTGGAAACAAGAACCAAAATGTTAAATTCCGCAAACTAATGGGTATTAAA GGAGAGGATGAAGTCGAAGCTGCCAAACCACTAAACGATGAAGGCTTGAAGACTCTTCAGAAGCAGGAGGAGATGTTTAGGAATCTTGATGTTCAGTATGAAATGGCTCGATCGCAGACACACACCCAGAGGGGAATGGGCCTTGGCTTCTCCTCCTCATTCTCACGTGGAATGGACTCTATCTAG
- the rsrc2 gene encoding arginine/serine-rich coiled-coil protein 2 isoform X1 — translation MSGSDNDSVDLTRTGSPVNHRKKHSMESSRSPRSSKHHHSRSRSRSRDRKRDRKYRRSRSRSKEARKRDTEKPSKSHRKTDEQQEPERLSAENGEERSRRKDRRPSKGRSVSRSHSRERRPHSKSKDKRRSRSRSRDRKKKARSRSGSRTKHRHHSRSRSKSRERKKRSEKVRRKSRSRSVNPPAFRGRNAAMDAQEALARRLERAKKLQEQKEKEMLEKQQQQQQEIAAVTAPIAAVAAAAAATTSHPALNVAALLASGTQVTPQIAMAAQMAALQAKTLAETGIAVPSYYNPSAVNPMKFADQEKKRKMLWQGKKEGDKSQTAELWEKLNFGNKNQNVKFRKLMGIKGEDEVEAAKPLNDEGLKTLQKQEEMFRNLDVQYEMARSQTHTQRGMGLGFSSSFSRGMDSI, via the exons ATGTCT GGAAGTGACAATGACTCTGTTGACTTGACCAGAACAGGCTCCCCAGTTAATCACCGAAAAAAACACAGCATGGAGTCATCCAGATCTCCGAGAAGTTCCAAACACCACCATTCAAGGTCAAGGTCCCGCTCCAGGGACCGGAAAC GTGACCGGAAATACAGACGGAGTCGCAGCAGAAGTAAAGAG GCACGAAAGAGGGACACTGAGAAGCCATCAAAATCACACAGAAAAACCGACGAGCAGCAAGAGCCAGAGAGACTTTCAGCAGAGAATGGAGAGGAGCGATCCAGACGCAAAGACAGGAGGCCCTCCAAGGGCAGGAGCGTGTCCAGGTCACACTCACGAGAGAG GCGGCCTCACAGCAAAAGTAAGGACAAGCGGCGATCACGATCACGCAGCCGGGACAGGAAGAAGAAGGCTAGGTCTCGCTCAGGTTCAAGGACCAAACACCGTCATCATAGCAGAAGTCGCAGTAAGAGCAG GGAGCGAAAGAAAAGGAGTGAGAAAGTGCGCAGAAAGAGTCGAAGCAGGTCTGTTAATCCACCTGCCTTCCGGGGCCGAAACGCAGCTATGGATGCACAAGAGGCCCTGGCCAGAAG gCTGGAGAGAGCCAAGAAGCTACAAGAGCAGAAGGAGAAGGAAATGTTGGagaaacaacagcagcaacagcaggagATAGCTGCAG TGACTGCCCCTATTGCAGCAGtagctgctgcagctgcagcgACCACCTCCCACCCTGCCCTTAATGTGGCGGCCCTCCTGGCCTCTGGGACCCAGGTCACGCCTCAGATAGCCATGGCTGCGCAGATGGCAGCCCTTCAAGCAAAAACACTGGCAGAGACTGGTATTGCTGTGCCCAGCTACTATAACCCATCCGCTGTAAACCCCATGAAGTTTGCAGACcaggagaaaaagaggaaaatgctATGGCAGGGGAAAAAGGAGGGG GACAAGTCCCAGACAGCTGAGTTGTGGGAGAAGCTAAACTTTGGAAACAAGAACCAAAATGTTAAATTCCGCAAACTAATGGGTATTAAA GGAGAGGATGAAGTCGAAGCTGCCAAACCACTAAACGATGAAGGCTTGAAGACTCTTCAGAAGCAGGAGGAGATGTTTAGGAATCTTGATGTTCAGTATGAAATGGCTCGATCGCAGACACACACCCAGAGGGGAATGGGCCTTGGCTTCTCCTCCTCATTCTCACGTGGAATGGACTCTATCTAG
- the rsrc2 gene encoding arginine/serine-rich coiled-coil protein 2 isoform X3 produces the protein MESSRSPRSSKHHHSRSRSRSRDRKRDRKYRRSRSRSKEARKRDTEKPSKSHRKTDEQQEPERLSAENGEERSRRKDRRPSKGRSVSRSHSRERRPHSKSKDKRRSRSRSRDRKKKARSRSGSRTKHRHHSRSRSKSRERKKRSEKVRRKSRSRSVNPPAFRGRNAAMDAQEALARRLERAKKLQEQKEKEMLEKQQQQQQEIAAVTAPIAAVAAAAAATTSHPALNVAALLASGTQVTPQIAMAAQMAALQAKTLAETGIAVPSYYNPSAVNPMKFADQEKKRKMLWQGKKEGDKSQTAELWEKLNFGNKNQNVKFRKLMGIKGEDEVEAAKPLNDEGLKTLQKQEEMFRNLDVQYEMARSQTHTQRGMGLGFSSSFSRGMDSI, from the exons ATGGAGTCATCCAGATCTCCGAGAAGTTCCAAACACCACCATTCAAGGTCAAGGTCCCGCTCCAGGGACCGGAAAC GTGACCGGAAATACAGACGGAGTCGCAGCAGAAGTAAAGAG GCACGAAAGAGGGACACTGAGAAGCCATCAAAATCACACAGAAAAACCGACGAGCAGCAAGAGCCAGAGAGACTTTCAGCAGAGAATGGAGAGGAGCGATCCAGACGCAAAGACAGGAGGCCCTCCAAGGGCAGGAGCGTGTCCAGGTCACACTCACGAGAGAG GCGGCCTCACAGCAAAAGTAAGGACAAGCGGCGATCACGATCACGCAGCCGGGACAGGAAGAAGAAGGCTAGGTCTCGCTCAGGTTCAAGGACCAAACACCGTCATCATAGCAGAAGTCGCAGTAAGAGCAG GGAGCGAAAGAAAAGGAGTGAGAAAGTGCGCAGAAAGAGTCGAAGCAGGTCTGTTAATCCACCTGCCTTCCGGGGCCGAAACGCAGCTATGGATGCACAAGAGGCCCTGGCCAGAAG gCTGGAGAGAGCCAAGAAGCTACAAGAGCAGAAGGAGAAGGAAATGTTGGagaaacaacagcagcaacagcaggagATAGCTGCAG TGACTGCCCCTATTGCAGCAGtagctgctgcagctgcagcgACCACCTCCCACCCTGCCCTTAATGTGGCGGCCCTCCTGGCCTCTGGGACCCAGGTCACGCCTCAGATAGCCATGGCTGCGCAGATGGCAGCCCTTCAAGCAAAAACACTGGCAGAGACTGGTATTGCTGTGCCCAGCTACTATAACCCATCCGCTGTAAACCCCATGAAGTTTGCAGACcaggagaaaaagaggaaaatgctATGGCAGGGGAAAAAGGAGGGG GACAAGTCCCAGACAGCTGAGTTGTGGGAGAAGCTAAACTTTGGAAACAAGAACCAAAATGTTAAATTCCGCAAACTAATGGGTATTAAA GGAGAGGATGAAGTCGAAGCTGCCAAACCACTAAACGATGAAGGCTTGAAGACTCTTCAGAAGCAGGAGGAGATGTTTAGGAATCTTGATGTTCAGTATGAAATGGCTCGATCGCAGACACACACCCAGAGGGGAATGGGCCTTGGCTTCTCCTCCTCATTCTCACGTGGAATGGACTCTATCTAG